From Desulfobulbaceae bacterium DB1, the proteins below share one genomic window:
- a CDS encoding DNA gyrase subunit A: MTENEEVLSPTVSIEKEMKKSYLDYAMSVIIGRALPDVRDGLKPVHRRALFAMRELNNYHNRPYLKSARIVGDIIGKYHPHGDMAAYDTIVRMAQDFSMRYPLVDGQGNFGSVDGDSAAAMRYTEARMTKLDQEIIADLEKDTVDFIPNYDNSLSEPVVFPAKIPNLLINGSSGIAVGMATNIPPHNLKEVIDGLIAMIDDPLITVNGLMDYITGPDFPTGGFICGRAGIREAYETGRGSVLMRARSHIEGSKKANRESIVITEIPYQQNKAKLVEKIALLIKEKRIESIAEIRDESDREGMRIVLDLKKDENAEVVLNQLYIMTPLQKSFGIIFLSIVNAKPEVLNLRQILEYFLLHRKTVVYRRTNFELKKAEARAHILEGLQVALNNMDEVVSLIRASANPQEAKQGLMERFSLTEIQAQSILDMRLQKLTGLEREKILNELAELLEKIAWYKKVLADESLVMSIIRDEFVEIREQYGDERRTEIIDAPDEILPEDMIQQEDMVVTVTHGGYIKRNSVDLYRSQRRGGKGIKGITAVEEDFVNNLYLASTHDTFLFFTNHGKVFWRKVYEIPLASRIARGKAIVNLLELSDDEKVAAILPVQNFDCSMAQCYVMMVTKKGIIKKTVLAEFARPIRRGKIALTIREDDEIISAALTDGESDILLVSRNGMAVRFHEDDVRGMGRMASGVRGINLAENDHVVAAVVINREHTILVVTENGYGKRSPVEEYRLTRRGGKGVFAIKPSERNGKIVGACQLTGEDEIMLITDGGKIIRMDMSAMRVIGRATQGVRLINLEAGEKVVAMDMVPASEAGDDEDDAEVEETNG; encoded by the coding sequence ATGACTGAAAACGAGGAAGTTTTATCACCAACGGTTTCCATCGAAAAAGAGATGAAAAAATCCTATCTCGATTACGCCATGAGCGTCATCATCGGGCGCGCTCTGCCCGATGTACGAGATGGGCTGAAACCGGTTCACCGCCGAGCGCTTTTCGCCATGCGGGAACTGAACAACTACCATAATCGGCCCTATCTGAAATCAGCCAGGATCGTCGGTGATATCATCGGTAAGTACCATCCCCATGGCGATATGGCCGCCTATGACACCATTGTCAGAATGGCCCAGGATTTCTCCATGCGTTACCCGCTGGTGGACGGTCAGGGCAACTTCGGTTCGGTGGACGGTGATTCCGCCGCCGCCATGCGATATACCGAGGCCAGGATGACCAAGCTGGATCAGGAAATAATCGCTGATCTGGAAAAAGATACGGTCGACTTTATCCCTAATTACGATAACTCGTTAAGCGAGCCGGTTGTTTTCCCGGCCAAGATACCGAATCTGCTCATCAACGGCTCTTCCGGTATCGCCGTCGGCATGGCAACCAATATCCCGCCGCACAACCTGAAAGAGGTGATTGACGGGCTCATTGCCATGATTGATGATCCGCTCATCACGGTGAACGGGCTGATGGACTACATCACCGGGCCTGATTTTCCCACCGGCGGGTTTATCTGCGGCAGGGCCGGTATCCGCGAGGCGTATGAAACAGGACGCGGCAGTGTGCTGATGCGGGCCAGAAGTCATATCGAAGGGAGCAAAAAGGCAAACCGCGAGTCGATTGTCATCACCGAGATTCCCTATCAGCAGAATAAGGCGAAACTGGTGGAAAAAATTGCTTTGCTGATCAAGGAAAAAAGGATTGAGTCAATTGCCGAAATCCGCGATGAATCGGACCGCGAAGGCATGCGCATCGTTCTTGATCTGAAAAAAGATGAAAACGCCGAGGTGGTGCTCAATCAGCTGTACATCATGACCCCCCTGCAGAAAAGTTTCGGCATTATCTTTTTAAGCATCGTCAACGCCAAGCCGGAAGTTCTCAACCTGCGGCAGATTCTCGAATATTTCCTGCTGCACCGGAAAACCGTGGTTTATCGGCGCACCAATTTTGAATTGAAAAAAGCCGAGGCCCGGGCCCACATCCTGGAGGGTCTGCAGGTTGCCCTCAACAACATGGACGAAGTGGTGTCGCTGATCAGGGCATCGGCCAATCCCCAGGAAGCGAAGCAGGGCCTGATGGAACGGTTTTCTCTCACCGAGATTCAGGCGCAGTCAATTCTTGATATGCGTCTGCAGAAGCTGACCGGCCTGGAAAGGGAAAAAATTCTAAACGAACTGGCCGAGCTGCTGGAAAAAATCGCCTGGTATAAAAAGGTGCTGGCCGACGAAAGCCTGGTCATGAGTATTATCCGCGACGAGTTCGTTGAAATCAGGGAGCAGTATGGCGATGAGCGGCGGACCGAGATCATCGACGCGCCGGATGAAATTCTGCCGGAAGACATGATCCAGCAGGAAGACATGGTGGTGACCGTCACCCACGGCGGCTATATCAAGAGAAATTCAGTGGATCTTTATCGTTCCCAGCGCCGCGGCGGCAAGGGAATCAAGGGAATTACCGCGGTTGAGGAGGATTTTGTCAACAATCTCTATCTCGCTTCCACCCATGACACCTTTCTCTTCTTCACCAACCACGGTAAGGTGTTCTGGCGCAAGGTGTATGAGATTCCCCTGGCCAGCCGCATTGCCCGGGGCAAGGCCATCGTCAACCTGCTTGAATTGTCGGATGATGAGAAGGTTGCCGCGATTCTCCCGGTGCAGAATTTCGACTGTTCAATGGCCCAGTGCTATGTGATGATGGTCACCAAAAAGGGAATTATCAAGAAAACCGTGCTTGCCGAATTCGCCCGACCCATCCGGCGAGGCAAGATCGCGCTGACCATCAGGGAAGACGATGAGATCATCAGCGCCGCCTTGACCGACGGTGAATCGGATATTCTGCTTGTTTCCCGCAACGGCATGGCGGTGCGCTTTCATGAAGACGATGTGCGCGGCATGGGAAGAATGGCTAGCGGGGTGCGCGGCATTAACCTGGCTGAAAATGACCATGTGGTGGCGGCGGTGGTCATCAACCGGGAGCATACCATTCTCGTGGTGACGGAAAACGGCTACGGCAAGCGAAGCCCGGTTGAGGAATACCGGCTGACCAGAAGGGGCGGCAAGGGCGTTTTTGCCATCAAGCCCAGCGAACGCAACGGCAAAATCGTCGGCGCCTGCCAGCTTACCGGCGAGGACGAGATCATGCTCATCACCGATGGCGGCAAAATCATCCGCATGGATATGAGCGCGATGCGGGTCATCGGTCGCGCCACCCAGGGGGTGAGGTTGATCAACCTCGAAGCCGGGGAAAAAGTGGTGGCCATGGACATGGTGCCGGCCTCCGAGGCCGGGGACGATGAAGACGATGCGGAAGTGGAAGAAACGAACGGATGA
- a CDS encoding glycerol-3-phosphate dehydrogenase, which translates to MNTTSGQEIAVIGAGSWGTALAKLLAEKGYAVHLWAHRPEHAAAINRDHENGKYLPGFSLPAGITAGSDLAEVVSGKGFVLMVVPSHVYRSVFSRVLAALRDDALVVSATKGIENESLMTMSQVMADELSRSGKKAAIGVLTGPSFAREVAAGMPAAVTVAAENKEVAALIQTVFFTERLRVYTSTDLIGQELGAALKNIVAIAAGICDGLGYGTNTRAALITRGLAEITRLGVKMGANPLTFSGLGGLGDLVLTCTGDLSRNRTVGLKLGQGKKLTEILAEMEMVAEGVKTTRSAWKLAQREGVDMPILEQIHKVLYEDKSCRDAVMSLLTRDQKQEMEF; encoded by the coding sequence ATGAATACGACCTCCGGCCAAGAGATAGCGGTTATCGGCGCAGGCAGCTGGGGCACCGCCCTGGCAAAGCTGCTGGCTGAAAAGGGCTATGCGGTCCATCTCTGGGCGCATCGGCCCGAGCATGCCGCGGCGATCAACCGCGACCATGAGAACGGAAAATATCTGCCCGGTTTCTCGTTGCCTGCCGGGATCACGGCAGGCAGTGATCTCGCGGAGGTGGTCAGCGGTAAGGGGTTTGTTCTCATGGTGGTCCCTTCCCATGTCTATCGTTCGGTCTTTTCCCGGGTTCTTGCCGCGCTGCGGGACGATGCCCTCGTTGTTTCCGCCACCAAGGGCATTGAGAATGAAAGCCTGATGACCATGAGTCAGGTGATGGCCGACGAGCTGTCCCGCTCCGGGAAAAAGGCGGCCATCGGCGTCCTGACCGGGCCTTCCTTTGCACGGGAGGTGGCGGCCGGCATGCCGGCCGCGGTCACCGTGGCGGCGGAAAATAAAGAAGTTGCCGCCCTGATCCAGACCGTCTTTTTCACAGAACGGCTGCGGGTCTATACCAGTACCGATCTCATCGGTCAGGAGCTGGGCGCGGCGCTGAAAAATATTGTCGCCATTGCCGCCGGGATCTGCGATGGTCTCGGCTACGGCACCAATACCAGGGCCGCGCTCATCACCAGGGGCCTTGCCGAGATCACCAGGCTGGGGGTGAAGATGGGGGCCAATCCTCTCACCTTTTCCGGACTCGGCGGCCTGGGAGATCTGGTGCTCACCTGTACCGGCGATTTAAGCCGCAACCGGACGGTGGGGCTCAAGCTCGGCCAGGGGAAAAAACTCACGGAAATCCTGGCTGAGATGGAAATGGTGGCCGAAGGGGTGAAAACCACCAGGTCGGCCTGGAAGCTGGCGCAACGGGAAGGGGTGGACATGCCCATTCTCGAGCAGATCCACAAGGTGCTTTACGAAGACAAATCCTGTCGGGATGCGGTGATGTCGCTTCTTACCCGTGATCAGAAACAGGAGATGGAGTTCTGA
- a CDS encoding transposase, whose translation MSRSRYVILELDKPHFLTCTVVEWLPVFTRPDAVQILLDSWTHQRQHDGLRLFGYVILENHLHFVAQAPRLDKCLSSFKSYTAARLIELLEARKAERLLARLRFAKLAHKRDREYQFWQEGSHAEMVFSETVMREKLDYIHRNPVKRGYVDLPEQWRYSSARNYLGQPGLIGIDSWC comes from the coding sequence ATGAGCAGAAGCCGATACGTCATCCTGGAGCTGGACAAGCCGCATTTTTTGACTTGCACCGTGGTGGAGTGGTTACCCGTGTTTACCCGCCCCGATGCGGTGCAAATCCTCCTCGATAGCTGGACGCACCAGCGCCAGCACGATGGCTTGCGGCTTTTCGGTTATGTGATCCTGGAAAATCATCTGCATTTTGTGGCCCAGGCACCGCGTTTGGATAAATGCTTGAGCAGTTTCAAGTCGTACACCGCTGCCCGGCTCATCGAGTTGCTGGAAGCGCGCAAGGCGGAGCGACTGTTGGCGCGGCTGCGATTCGCAAAACTGGCGCACAAGCGTGATCGGGAATATCAATTCTGGCAGGAAGGAAGCCACGCCGAAATGGTATTCAGTGAAACCGTGATGCGGGAAAAGCTGGACTATATCCACCGCAATCCGGTGAAGCGCGGCTATGTGGATTTGCCGGAGCAGTGGCGCTATTCGAGTGCGCGGAATTATCTCGGGCAGCCTGGGTTAATCGGCATTGATTCATGGTGCTGA
- a CDS encoding ABC transporter: MKKTVIDIKNMSFAYNSHEILENVTFTIKEQDMIGIVGPNGGGKTTLLRLMLGLLTPNSGTITVLGTSPEKASCRIGYVPQHRIFDPLFPVSVLDVVLMGRVGKSWGGRFSREDKQHALDALRDVDLYDKRTMAFADLSGGQRQRTLIARALASSAELLFFDEPTANVDSFSERNLYNLLAKLNEKLTILVVSHDVGFVSKYVGSVVCVNKVVHIHPTSAIDGTNIQDIYGKDLAIIRHDHRCSEKGHTWVNL; this comes from the coding sequence ATGAAAAAAACCGTCATTGATATCAAAAACATGAGTTTTGCCTACAACAGCCATGAGATCCTGGAAAATGTCACCTTCACCATCAAGGAACAGGACATGATCGGCATAGTCGGCCCCAACGGCGGCGGCAAAACAACCCTGCTGCGGCTCATGCTCGGCCTGCTCACACCGAACAGCGGCACCATCACCGTGCTCGGCACCTCGCCGGAAAAGGCGTCGTGCCGCATCGGCTATGTTCCCCAGCATCGGATTTTTGATCCGCTTTTCCCTGTTTCCGTGCTGGACGTGGTGTTGATGGGGCGGGTGGGAAAGTCCTGGGGCGGCCGTTTCTCCAGGGAAGACAAGCAGCATGCCCTTGATGCCCTGCGCGATGTCGATCTCTACGACAAGCGGACAATGGCTTTTGCCGACCTGTCCGGCGGCCAGCGCCAGCGCACCCTGATTGCCAGGGCGCTTGCCTCCAGCGCCGAACTGCTTTTTTTCGACGAACCCACCGCCAACGTCGACAGCTTCTCCGAACGGAATCTTTACAATCTGCTCGCCAAATTAAACGAAAAACTGACCATTCTCGTGGTTTCCCATGATGTCGGTTTTGTTTCCAAATACGTCGGCTCCGTGGTCTGCGTCAACAAGGTGGTGCATATCCACCCCACCAGCGCGATTGACGGCACCAATATTCAGGATATCTACGGCAAGGATCTGGCCATCATCCGCCACGACCACCGCTGTTCGGAAAAAGGACACACATGGGTCAATTTATAA
- a CDS encoding selenide, water dikinase SelD codes for MSPGDLDTILCGLNIPTDPNLIVGTDGCDDAGVYRLNDECALIQTVDFFTPIVDDPYRFGQITAANALSDVYAMGGKPLLAMNLVAFPLADMDKSVLKDILRGGLEKITEAGALLVGGHSIEDKELKYGLSVTGLVHPDKVMLNSGARPGDLLLLTKPLGTGILSTAIKGGLAAEEVEVMISDCMATLNRVAGEAMAEIGAHGCTDITGFGLIGHLFEMAHASGVTIEIDSTAVPLLPGTLDFAAMGIIPEGAHKNKKFYQKWVENGLEELDPLEMVFYDPQTSGGLLIAGAPEQIRVIAERIGREGKLPCAVIGTVTAGTAGKIVLR; via the coding sequence ATAAGTCCGGGGGACCTGGACACTATTCTGTGCGGCTTGAATATCCCGACCGATCCCAATCTGATTGTCGGCACGGACGGCTGTGATGATGCCGGCGTCTATCGTTTGAATGACGAATGCGCCCTTATCCAGACGGTGGATTTTTTCACCCCCATTGTCGATGACCCCTACCGCTTCGGCCAGATCACCGCGGCCAACGCCTTGAGCGATGTCTATGCCATGGGAGGAAAACCGCTTCTCGCCATGAACCTGGTGGCCTTTCCCCTGGCGGATATGGACAAATCGGTGCTGAAGGACATTCTGCGCGGCGGCCTGGAAAAAATCACCGAGGCCGGAGCGCTCCTGGTCGGCGGCCACAGCATCGAGGACAAGGAGCTGAAATACGGACTTTCCGTCACCGGCCTGGTCCATCCGGACAAGGTGATGCTCAATTCCGGCGCACGTCCCGGCGATCTCTTGCTGCTGACCAAACCGCTCGGCACCGGCATTCTCTCCACCGCCATCAAGGGCGGGCTCGCCGCTGAAGAGGTTGAGGTGATGATCAGCGACTGCATGGCAACCTTGAACCGGGTGGCCGGCGAAGCCATGGCCGAGATAGGGGCGCACGGCTGCACGGATATCACCGGCTTTGGCCTCATCGGCCATCTGTTTGAAATGGCCCATGCCTCCGGGGTGACCATTGAAATCGACAGCACCGCCGTGCCGCTTTTGCCGGGGACGCTTGATTTCGCCGCCATGGGCATCATTCCCGAAGGCGCCCACAAGAACAAAAAATTTTATCAGAAATGGGTGGAGAACGGTCTGGAAGAGCTTGATCCGCTGGAGATGGTTTTTTATGACCCGCAAACCTCCGGCGGCCTGCTCATTGCCGGGGCCCCGGAACAGATCCGCGTCATTGCCGAGAGGATAGGGCGTGAGGGGAAATTGCCCTGTGCCGTTATCGGCACGGTGACGGCGGGAACGGCGGGGAAAATCGTGCTTCGTTAA
- a CDS encoding TIGR00153 family protein, translating into MAIIQNLFRKSPFGPIVLHAKKVHECVEMIKPLMEALAYENYPLLRELRDKVSSIEHEADKIKHDIHENLTRRYFLPVDRQELDGFLECQEKMADYAEDFAVILMIRKTRLHPDIQDKFFALVDQMFQVSGTLLTAAVELKNLAEVSFGGAEAKQVLDLIKDLGKEEWKADRLASDLSIDIFQLEGKVSVLDILFYEKMLLKIGSIANEAENAGDFLRAMIAK; encoded by the coding sequence ATGGCGATTATCCAGAACCTGTTTCGCAAATCACCTTTTGGCCCGATCGTTCTGCATGCCAAAAAGGTCCACGAATGCGTGGAAATGATCAAACCCCTGATGGAGGCTCTGGCCTATGAAAACTATCCGCTGCTCAGGGAACTGCGGGACAAGGTTTCCAGCATAGAACACGAGGCGGACAAGATCAAACATGATATCCATGAAAACCTGACCAGGCGTTATTTCCTGCCGGTTGACCGGCAGGAGCTGGACGGTTTCCTCGAGTGCCAGGAAAAAATGGCTGACTATGCGGAGGATTTTGCCGTTATCCTCATGATTCGCAAGACACGTCTGCACCCGGATATCCAGGACAAATTTTTTGCCCTGGTCGACCAGATGTTCCAGGTCAGCGGCACCCTGCTGACCGCCGCGGTGGAGCTGAAAAATCTCGCCGAGGTTTCCTTCGGCGGCGCCGAGGCAAAACAGGTCCTTGATCTGATCAAGGATCTGGGCAAGGAGGAATGGAAGGCCGACCGGCTGGCCAGTGATCTGAGCATCGATATCTTTCAGCTTGAAGGCAAGGTAAGCGTTCTTGATATTCTTTTCTACGAAAAAATGCTGCTGAAAATAGGCTCCATCGCCAATGAGGCGGAAAACGCTGGCGACTTTCTCCGGGCGATGATTGCCAAGTAA